A window of the Lactuca sativa cultivar Salinas chromosome 5, Lsat_Salinas_v11, whole genome shotgun sequence genome harbors these coding sequences:
- the LOC111902245 gene encoding uncharacterized protein LOC111902245, with protein MVVSFDLQTFILRARVLKLYRQALRVAKRAPPHTKGELMQTVRQEMEKNKDCNDKQKIRYLISEGMERLKGLDEMLDMQGH; from the exons ATGGTCGTCTCCTTTGATTTGCAAACTTTCATTTTACGTGCTCGAGTGCTGAAGCTGTATAGACAAGCATTACGAGTTGCTAAAAGAGCACCTCCTCATACTAAAG GAGAATTGATGCAAACAGTTAgacaagaaatggagaagaacaaAGATTGCAATGACAAGCAAAAGATTCGTTACTTGATTAGTGAAGGAATGGAGAGACTGAAGGGTTTAGATGAGATGCTTGATATGCAAGGCCATTGA